The nucleotide window CACGGTGGTTAAGGGTGCGCACGCAGAGCAGCGGAGCCATGTTGGGGATCTCCAGCACGTTGCTCTCTTTGGCCTGAGCGCGGCGGGCGCTGATGCGCGTCTGGGTGCGTTTGAGCGCAATGCCCGTGGCGTCACGCAGGAAGTCATGCAGCGAACCGCTGGAGAAGTTTTGCAGCACCGGCCAGAGCGTCAGGTCGGCGAAGTAGTGGTCTATCTGACACACTGCCACACCGTTGACCCGGCGCAGGGTACGCAGGTGGATGACGTTGTCACCCTCCTGAATGCCCATTGCATCTGCCACGTGACTGGAGGCCGGGCGCAGCACCGACAGCAGTTTTTCGCTGGTGGGGTGGCTGCCCTGATCAAGCAGATTCTGGCTAAAGCGTGCCTGTGCATTGAGCGGATAATCGAACGGGCGCATCAGCACCAGCACGCCAATACCCTGACGGCGCTGCACCCAGCCGCGTTCGACCAGCTGATCAATGGCGCGACGCAGGGTGTGGCGGTTCACTTCATAGCGGTCGGCAAGCTGTTGTTCGGCAGGCAGGTAATCTCCGCAACGGTAATGCGTGCGCAGTTCCACCTCGAGTCTGGCTGCAATCTCTTGCCAGCGGGTTGGGTAACTGGTCGGATGTCTGGATAAGTGCATATCAATCAAAGCCTCGCTATCTCAGATGAAGTGCTTACGCAAACGTTGAGAGAGGAAATCCAGCAGGCTGACGGTAATGATGATGAGCACCATCAGGGCGCAGGTTTGCTGGAACTGGAAACCGCGAATGGCTTCCCACAGGGTGACGCCAATACCGCCTGCGCCGACCATGCCAACAACGGTGGCGGAGCGGACGTTGGACTCAAAGCGGTACAGTGAGTAGGAGATCAGCAGTGGCATCACCTGCGGCAGTACGCCGTAGAGGATCTCTTCGATTTTGTTGGCACCGGTGGCGCGAATACCTTCGACCGGTCCGGGCTCGATGGCTTCGACCGCCTCAGAAAGCAGCTTGGAGAGCACGCCGGTGGTGTGAATGAACAGTGCCATTACGCCCGCGAAGGGACCAAGGCCAACGGCGACCACAAACAGCATCGCAAACACCATTTCGTTGATGGCCCGGCAGGCGTCCATCAGGCGGCGCATCGGCTGGTAAATCCACCACGGTACGATGTTTTCGGCGCTCATCAGACCAAACGGAATGGAGAGAATGACGGCAAGGGCGGTGCCCCAGACGGCGATTTGCAGGGTGGTTGCCATTTCGCCAAGGTAGTCCTGCCACTGGCTGAAGTCTGGCGGGAAGAAATCGGCGGCGAAGGTCGCCATGTTGCCGGAATCTTTGAAGAGCAGCAGCGGATCCATTTCTGCACCCTTCCAGGAGATAACAAGTACCGCCAGCAGGATGGCCCAGCTTAATAGCGAGAACCAGCTGCGCTTCGGCGGTGGGACAGTGATGGTTTGCATGTGTGTTCCTTTATCTGTTCTCCCTCTCCCTGTGGGAGAGGGAACCTGAGTTACTGCACTGCTTTATTCACGCTGGTCATCGCACCGAGCGCGGCGGTCAGACGGTCAAGATCTTCCAGCTTCGCCTGAATCTCAGACACTTTGCTGGTCTTCTCTTCGTCCTTCAGACCTTTGTTGTCCTTCACGCCCTGCATCTCTTTAAACAGCGCCAGCTGGCGAATTGGCACCAGCTGCAGGTCGCTGGATGCGCGGAATGGAGCCCAGCCCAGCTTCGCCAGAACCGCCTTCTCTTCCGGCGTTTTGCCGTAGTTCATGAAGAAGTCGTACACCTTGTCCTTGGTGCTTTCGGAGAGGTTTTTACGCCACACAATCGGGTCGCCCGGGATCAGCGGAGATTTCCAGATAACCTTCAGCTCTTTCAGCTTGTCCGGCGCTGAAGTCTTCAGCTTGTCGAGGTTTTCAGTGTTGTTGGTGGCAACATCCACCTGCTTGTTCGCCACGGCCAGAGCGTTGGTTTCGTGGCTGGCGTTAACGGTGCGTTTGAAGTCGCTGGCGGAGGCGTTGTTCTTCGCGAAGACGTAGTAGCCAGGGACGAGGAAGCCAGAAGTGGAGTTCGGGTCGCCGTTACCAAAGGTCAGATCTTTGCGTTTGGCGAGCATATCGTTGAGGTTGTTGATCGGGCTGTCTTTGTTGACGATCAGCACGCTCCAGTAACCCGGGGAGCCATCCGCTGCAACGGTCTGTGCAAAGACCTGGCCGTTCGCGCGATCCACCGCTTCCATTGCGGAGAGGTTGCCGTACCAGGCGATGTCCACTTTGTTAAAGCGCATCCCCTGGATAATGCCCGCATAGTCCGGGGCGAAGAAGGCGTTCACTTTGATCCCCAGTTTGGTTTCCATATCTTTCAGGAAGGGTTCCCACTGAGGCTTCAGGTTCTGCTGTGATTCCGTCGAAATAATGCCAAAGTTCAACGCTTTTTCCTGCTCCTCTGCGTGTGCAGGGCTTAACAGGGTGCTGATGCTGAACATGCTGGTAAAGGCCAGCGCGGCAACCGTTTTATAGCTCATTTCCATTCCTCGTAGTGGGGACGTTAAGCAGCCTGCGCGTTCTCTTCGACGCGGTTAATGCTGCGGTAGAGATGGTCAAAACGTTCGTTATCAAACTGATGGCTTGCACCATCAAAGAACACATGTCCCTGACGCAGCGCGACGATGCGTTCGCAGTAGCGCAGGGCGTAATCCACCTGATGCAGCGTCACCACCACGGTGATGCCATCGTTCTGGTTAATGTCACGCAGGGTTTCCATCA belongs to Enterobacter cloacae and includes:
- the phnF gene encoding phosphonate metabolism transcriptional regulator PhnF, with translation MHLSRHPTSYPTRWQEIAARLEVELRTHYRCGDYLPAEQQLADRYEVNRHTLRRAIDQLVERGWVQRRQGIGVLVLMRPFDYPLNAQARFSQNLLDQGSHPTSEKLLSVLRPASSHVADAMGIQEGDNVIHLRTLRRVNGVAVCQIDHYFADLTLWPVLQNFSSGSLHDFLRDATGIALKRTQTRISARRAQAKESNVLEIPNMAPLLCVRTLNHRDGEINATEYSVSLTRADMIEFTMEH
- the phnE gene encoding phosphonate ABC transporter, permease protein PhnE; this translates as MQTITVPPPKRSWFSLLSWAILLAVLVISWKGAEMDPLLLFKDSGNMATFAADFFPPDFSQWQDYLGEMATTLQIAVWGTALAVILSIPFGLMSAENIVPWWIYQPMRRLMDACRAINEMVFAMLFVVAVGLGPFAGVMALFIHTTGVLSKLLSEAVEAIEPGPVEGIRATGANKIEEILYGVLPQVMPLLISYSLYRFESNVRSATVVGMVGAGGIGVTLWEAIRGFQFQQTCALMVLIIITVSLLDFLSQRLRKHFI
- the phnD gene encoding phosphonate ABC transporter substrate-binding protein, translating into MSYKTVAALAFTSMFSISTLLSPAHAEEQEKALNFGIISTESQQNLKPQWEPFLKDMETKLGIKVNAFFAPDYAGIIQGMRFNKVDIAWYGNLSAMEAVDRANGQVFAQTVAADGSPGYWSVLIVNKDSPINNLNDMLAKRKDLTFGNGDPNSTSGFLVPGYYVFAKNNASASDFKRTVNASHETNALAVANKQVDVATNNTENLDKLKTSAPDKLKELKVIWKSPLIPGDPIVWRKNLSESTKDKVYDFFMNYGKTPEEKAVLAKLGWAPFRASSDLQLVPIRQLALFKEMQGVKDNKGLKDEEKTSKVSEIQAKLEDLDRLTAALGAMTSVNKAVQ